The Anastrepha ludens isolate Willacy chromosome 2, idAnaLude1.1, whole genome shotgun sequence DNA window AAATTCCAACTTTCTGGAGGTTTGAAAAGAAAATGTGCTTTTTCGGGGGAAAAGGTTATTAttgtgtagttgttgttgttattattattattattgtagcagcataaaaattccccatacatgtacggggaatgctgctgaagtgacagtccttagctggatataaatccgggtcgttccggttacataGAACCAACTATCGTGGGAACGAAAGTGGAAAAAGGTGGAACGAGCTTGTTTTTAGTTGAAAAAGAAGTCGAAAAAACGAGCTGCAAAGTTTTCGGTAAGCACCGTAAATACCTGACGCTAGTTTGCTTTTGCATTTGTATCTATGGTTATCAGAATTAGACCCTGTAACTTTccgttatacatatatgtattaggaATGGATTGAATAGATTTCATCAAAACAAAAAGGGAAGTTTAGAGCAAAGGAGTTAATGGCACACAGATACCgttagttattttattattactccAAAGCTGCTTTAACTTCAATAACgactttatatgtatatgtgccttTTTTACAGCAGTTTAACTCGAGATAAGTCAAAATcgcgtttttattattttgttactcTTTAGAGGAAAATCCTTCGATCTGTTTTTAATTCTATTCAATAAAAGcacttaaataacaaaaattaatttttggctATCAACTTTTCTCTAAAATTTCCCATTCACAAGTAACCTTTCATTTCCTTCAATGCCTacctattgtaaaatttatattggTCTAATAATTTTGATATGTATTgtacaacaaatttatttttctccatataacacaattttttagaGTGTTTCTTCTGTTATTCCGTTATACCATACCTCTGTCAAGTATCCAATCCAGCTCTGATAAAGTCTTAAGTATTCTCTTTTCTCTGTGAGCTTGCGTTCAAGGCTCTTATCAGGCTGACCTACTGTCaaaatacctttttttgtttttggaaaatattttttatctggaAGAAAAAAATCGTTGTTTATcgaattttctaaattacataAATTGGTGCTATATCAACCATGGGaatatatcaaatatttaaattttttggtacgATGGAAGCGAACAGCATCATCTAGaggataatatattaatatccTTTGTCTGTGAGAATTGCTCTCCATTTGATGATATCGAACAGCTGCCGTTTTCTGTGCGTTCAAGGAGGGTCAGCTACCCAACACTATAACGTGCAATGAGCAATAAGagcatcgttgttgttgttgtttagcaACCCGCAAAACCCTAACAAGTGCAAAGAAATCATCGGTCGTGGTCGTGTAtatctcatctaacggtagacccagaaaTCAGGCTATATCgagtttgtttttgtaacagcTTAAATATTCCTATTTACGTTTGGGGAATGTTGCAAGAACGACAATCCTTGGCGGGATATAAATCTAggccgttccggtaacgtagcaCCGTCTATCGTGGGAAAAAGCTACCACCCTATCACCGATTCTACTTTCGACCCACGAAATACCTTCGTCACCAAACTGTTTTAAATTGCACTTATCAGGTATGTTGACGCGGgcttagaaaaaatttgataagACCACATTCAAATGGGGAGCAAAGCTTTTCGAAGCtcctaatattttttagaaaggaGAAAATATCATGCAAGTTAACGACATTCTATCGccggtaaaatatattttgggcAACTTTTTAGATACCTGGGCTATTGATTTGATTACAGAGGAAGATTATTTGTATGAACTACGAGAGAAAATCATATTTATTCAAAGACTTTGGCTTCTcacaacaattttaaattatttacttttgatGCATAATTTCGCTAAAAAAGAACTCTGATCTGGTATCGCAACGGATCAAAATGGTCGGTGCGTGGCTTCGGCCAGCCGgaataacctaacctaacctacttcttcgaaaaagtggaaaaagtttgaaacatatatgtattttagtgAAATACATAGCCTCGATGGAAACatgtaatacaattttacgagaaaaatttttttggagtgtttTACCTCATTATCGCTTTCAAAACAAGAATCGTTTTAAcgcttatttttaaaagtttgaaaaccAAAAAGGAACTCGGAAAAggagtaaaaattatttatttatcgaaaaatttcaaatattttgaactCAAATATGTATACgaggaattgaaaaatatgcatgaaataaaaaaagtcgctGACGCAATGCAAGCTTGCTTTACTTTGCGcaactgttaaaaaaataaaaataaaaaatagaggtACAAATGTACTGTAAGATATGAAAGTTGGTAAAATTTCAGCTTTGATTCAAGCGCTTTAAAGTTTCGAATGACGCAGTGTTCTATTTGATTGCGCTTTGTTCGCCTTTGACATTTTCATTTGAAGCGTCgcttaattttttgtcaattatTCTGACAGCGCTCAAAGCTACCATTTGGCCATAGAAGCTTGCAATGCAAAGCCGAGCAAAGTGCGCAAATCCAGTAAAGCAAGCCTGCATTGGCCTATCACTTTTTAAGATATAGTTTCcttaaaaatatgcaatatttatttaagcttTCCTTCATTTCGTCGCAAATGAACAGAGCTGCTTGTTAGCTTATACTTTTTATAACGCTTCAAAAATTTACCTGTGTCTGAGCAAATTGCACAGTCATATTATCTACTTGTACATACCGACAGTTGCGATATCAAGACATACTcataattgatgaaaaaatatcttaaatgcTATTTTTCTAGTAAatactaatttgttttattttttaaaaccaaaacaTTCTCACTGCAGTTACACAAGCCTTAACGCAACTgacatttttaattcttttcggATACAACTACcaagtaaattttttccttgtgcagtataaagtaaattttttttgcaacagCGAAAACGTCTATAATTATACCCGCAAAACTGGAGCGATTAAAAACGATTCTCGCTTATAggtaaataaacaatttaatttggCATAATTTTCCATCATTCTCTGCCGCCGTGTTTCTTAAGCAAattctttttcttattattacttaaattactgaaattgttttgcttttgcacAGATTGCACACATCCCCGCTTACGAGCAAATTTCACACTTCACTGCTGCGGCACGTTATCTCGCTTGGCTTACCGCTTATATGTACCTCCGTTGCAAGAGCTTACGATATATGGtatcacaaatacatacacacatacacacatacattactATGTACATTAATAAATGCCTATGCATCTTACACGCTCATACACTCTCTGCCTCTGCCTCTGCCTCTAGCACCGCCTTTTTAATTGCCCACTTTGACACACTTATTTGTGCCACTTGGACAATATATTgttgataaatttattattcagaaaGCTGCTGTGCAAGAATTTGGCAGGCGCTGCACGTCTGATCCGCACCGTTTCGCCAAAACCAAATGCTGGCGACTTAGAACGCGTACTCAGATAGAAGGTGCCGTTTTTTGGCACAGCCGGTTCACCTCCCATGAACGCGGTCGCAGTGCATTCACCTGCCACTATTGGCACCACTGCTGCACCATTTGTACAGCCACAACTCAATTGGTCCATCAAAGTggcactgctgctgctgctgctgctgccgttgCTATCGCTGCGGCGTCTGCATTGTGCGGCACCAAAGGCGCGTGGTTGTCGCACCGCTTCCACAAAGTAATACAAGGCCGCAAAATGATCGCATGCGAAATCAAATTCTGCAGCCGTCGCATTTGGACAGTGTGGCTGGCCTAGACCCCAATTGACAAAGAATGCCGCATGGCTAAGTTTCGTGCTCGGATTGCCCAGCAGCGTGATGTCCGTGTGTATTGATTCGGTGTAGATGGCATCGTTAGGTGCCAAACGTTTGTCTTCGCCGAGTGACAACTGCACTAGGCCGGCTGGGTCGAGCGCATAGATGACACCGTAACGTTGTGGACTGAGTAGTTTACCAGCCAAGCCTGCGATGTGTGCACCAGCGCTGTGGCCCACTAAGTAGATGGACTCGTAGGTGATGCCGGTTTCACGGTGCAAAAAACGCGTGAATTCCACCAATTGCTTAGCGATCTCCGACAATTGACGGCTAATGCGTCCGTAACTGATATCCATTGAGATGGCGCTCCAATCGAATAGTATCACGTTGAAATTACCCACCGAAAGGTAGGCATCCTTAATTGCGGCATTCGAACAGGAGGTGCTCTTGCCGGTCCACCCGTGAATAGAGAGTCTGAAAAGCAGAATGAGAAATGGTGGCTATATTGGAATAGGGAGTACCAAGAAATTACAAATATGCCTTAAagctaaaatatttaagttagCGACGCGCTTTTCAAAATGTAAAACTATGCATATACAAATAGAATCAAACCCCATGTAGAGggcctttcaaaagacgcgtcttgatgttgttttaaaataaaacaggtaAAAAAggagattctttcaggtttcactctgtttattcaaaaaatgtttcttaacaattatatgtggaaaatggcatctttaaatGCCCCTCATGAACATATCTTTAGGTAAAGtctgccaaacagtcgattcatgaatgtatACTTTTTGAGAACATCGAGATACCGTCGTTCGATGGCTGTTCAGCTACACTTTACGCtccagcagcaatattctcaacagagcgtccagtttttggtccgcCAGTTCTATTTCAATCCTCGACAGAATaagtttattgcaattttttcaccaaccttttaaATTGTGTACCCGtccggatgattatttccatcCAAAAAACTATGAATTTCGTGATATGTTGTGCTTAAATATCGactgttttcataataagtttcaatcatTTTAACGCGTTTTTCTATCGTGCAatattgtacatctgtctacgtGACAAGAGTCgcagatgacataaaaaacgtagcgtctaggaattattcactactgacatcttggCACCACATTTGAAAAACTCTTTATATTCGTATCAAGAAAAACTCCCAGCTGTAATGCACTCGGATTCAGTGCTGCAATGAAGTGAGGAGACACAAGAATAGGGCTACTTTCGAATTATCGACGATAGTCCCTGAAATTTCTAGCTTCGATTAAGcgatgaatttttttccaaaaatatagaTTTCTGACTATACTCGTAggtgtaaaaaaatgtgttctgaTGCTTCGAGTTTCCCTTGGTTGTTGGTGGTACTGAGCGCCCCTCTAACGTAAATCACACTAAAACTTTTCTCTCTACAACGGAATCATGAAAAGAACCCAAGAATAAAACATTAACTTATATTTGGACTTTCTCTGGGGTGTAACcataattaatcaccctatcgcaagatttttaatttttacaaatgacaTCGTGcgtcaatcacatttgacacttgtaaacttCGCATAAgcgaatcaaaaacaaaattgttgtgcactggaaaaattcaaatgaatgcAAACTTGCCGACTTGATCGGCAGTTAAACTCTTGAGCGGGTGGCGTCGTTCAAATGTCTCGTCGTGTCTATCATCTTTGCTGACGCAACATCGAAACAAGAAGTTAGTGCAAGGCTCCAGGCGAGGAACACTTTACAAGGCTCTATAAATATGTTCCTTTCTAAGCTAACGAAGCTGATACtttataaaacaataattaGGCCCTACGTTACTTATACTTCTGATACCTGGGAGATGCGAAAGGCGAATGAAGGAAGCTTAACATATTTGAGCAAAAAATTCTACGCCGCATCCTTGGGCCGGACAACGATAAATGCCTAGCTGAGCTAAACGACTTCCAAACCGCCGACTACATCAAGTTTCAGCGTCTTATGTGAGCTGGAAATGTTCTGTGGATGGACCCAAACGAAATTGCAAGAAGATCTACAACAATAAGCTGTATGTGCTTTATAAAAGGGGTCGGCCAAGAAATACATATTGGAACCAGCAGGGCCcatcgaatggtagtcgcgcacaaAACCCAGTCACGCTTTATCACGCTGATTGCCACCTTTTCGTACTTTCAAAAGATATTTAAACTCTCTAgccgaaatatttaaatattagttGTTGTGCCTCTTTAAATTATCCACCATTGGCGCTCTTGTAAGTGGTTCCACAAAAGAGTAGACTCCAGCATCTCTGTTTCGAAACTTACAAAATTCTTTTTGTCAGGCGGACTTTAAATTTAGGAATAGTTTATCGGCTCGGTATTTGAAGTTCACTTCATTGGATAAAACggcaacaaaattttgtttaaatattgtatttttttaagaacatcTTTACGCTTCTTTGGGGAACTTTCTACATAATTTTTACTTGtctctttattttaataattcccTGCAATTCCATTTCCTTTTTGAAAttaccaaaatttcaaattaaaaaatgaataaacggAACTCACCTGACCGGCCACTTTGCATTGAAATATGAAGTTCGTAGCACATCGCGATCACCCGGCACTAACACTTGCGCCTTGAACGGATTCCGTGGTGTGTAAAGATCATAACGCAAACGTTTGTTTCTCGTCTCACGCCATGATGTGTCCAGCTGAGCGCGCATTTCATTCATTAAAATCTCGCGTATAGCACCCGTTACCAAAATCTCACAATTGCCGCGTTCATAGGAGAATTTTGTACTAGCCAATTCTGAAAAGAAATAGataagaaaatgaagaaataaaaatggagCATACAAGTACAGTGTTGGGTAAAATTAAAGCACAGATCCCATGGAGTAAACACTTCATTCAATAAATCCATACGTATCgaaattttgttgatttgtGTGTTAGTAGAAGATCGCGTTAGTTATAGTTAATTTTCATCTTTGCCTCTTCTGCAGTGGTCAATGTTGGCCAATAACCCGAGGCCCAGTAAGAATTGCAACGAGCTGCGTAACCTGGACATGGGTTTCGCTAACAAATTGACTTCTCTTTTAAGGACATATAAATGTATGGTGCTACATCCTGATGCTGTAAGCTATCTTTAACCCAACTGTTGAAGATAATGGAGGATAACGTTGCTGTTTATTAAATCTGTGATATGCTTTCTTTGCTTCAAGTTTTTAAGGAACCAGCCTTGGGTGTATTTTGATGACTCAGAAATGCAAAATGAGTCTATCGGGAACTGGAATAGAGTTCTGCATTACTTAACCACTCTCGTCTCGTCTCAGTTGTGAAAGACCACAGagagaaaattaatatatttgagaAATTGGTCACGTGCTAATTTTGACGTTATCTGGACTTCTGTAATGTGTTCGGCAATAAGTAGAAATTACTCACAGGAATCTACCCATTCCTAAGGGCCTTCTTATACTCAGGTAGTTAGAAAAAGCCGCCGTCCCAACCCCACGCTTCATTTTGCAGCGACGGTGTATAGGGCGTTGATTAGCCTCGCGCGAAATATTGGGAAATTTAGATCTCAAAATCACACGAGACAACTGAACGTGAAGAGAATCTCGATCATATAAAGTATGGAAAAACATGCCAaggaaaataacaaataatgcAGGACgaaacatctttttttgttttcaaaaacctGAGTACTATTTTTCAGGCTTCTTCAacgttgaattttaaaaattggtagCTGTCTGCGTGATCCTTAGTAGATTTTTGAGTTTagagaaatttatgaaattaaaatgtttaattgcGAAACAAAAGTAATCAGAGCGAACTCAATGGCATTCGCCaaagaagaagtattttcttttaggatgctgtatacatttttttccaattttgtttttgaataacttttttactaaacagaATTTTaattgatggaaatctttatatggACATTTACGCGctctattgcttgtctgtttgcatactgcaactgtctagttcacaggagtcaaatatgattgacgtacgacgtcattaataaaaattgaaacaaataaatcttcccatagggtgattaattgtgTGCCACCTTGTGCATAacctcaaaatatatttcaaaatcgcATTCGTTTGCGGTTGAGGTTAAAATATCTTGGGAACCTTGTATCCTGCTATCTGGTAATAtttagcagcgcgacatattgcaaagttttgtttatttactttttgttattaattaattaattaatttaattttttttttataaaaatataattcttgtAGCATAAAACCATATataactttgcacaaaatttagaaaaatttaaaaaattgtcttcaaaatttcaaccagaatttatctaaaaattctaactaaacaaatttttagataaattctGGTTATGCAGTTTCGTAGCCCAATTAATATTATATGGTTCCCGTTTAGGGTGCAATCCTTCAAGTGGCTGAAAATTCGTGTCGATTTTAGAGCTACTGAggttttatgcattttcttccacattGCGAGTGACTGTAAATTTGTTTATGTGAAGGAAAATTCCGAAAATCAGCGATATTTtccagccacttcaaacttgcattttaccaaaattcaatgggctacactcgaaattttaaaaaagtgttttaatttttttttttaatttgtccgAAGCTTGAAATATGTCGCGTAGCTATTATTATGCCAGGTCTTTGCTTAATTTTGTCGGTCCATGCAATATAATTCACTCAATGCTTCGCAGATGGAGCTGGGCTACGTCgcgatatgaaaaaaaaaaatgtattttttagtttgtgttttttgtttggtttggtTTAATAAATACTCAGTACCACAAAATacttaataagcaaaaatttatttgaagtcCTCGATTAACTTTATTGATCCAGATACTTTTGAAGCGCATAAAGTGCTTCAGTTTTATCCCacactgtacatatgtacgtgtcatttaattttgcatTGCAACTTGTATGCCTACCACAGGAAGCCATAAATAACAATGCAAATGCTGTTAACTCTTGCAGCTGCATTTTGAACTTGTATTTGAATGAGAAAAATCACACCTCATTCAGCgcgctaataataataataatacacttAGTACACAAATAATACAGTTTGAGAGCCACTGTTGTTAAATGTTTTACACTTTGCTTTCGCTTTCATCTATGTTTAAGTATAGTTCACTGATAGATTTTTTATGTCAttatacttttaataaaaaactattcaaaatacATTTCACTCTGTTCTTCCCGTTCGGTCGCGCGTTGAGCTATGCTCCTGATCGCTTTGcttgaaaaacaaagcaaaaacaaaaacttaatcgCTTGTGCTATTGCGATTTGGCAACAAGCTAATCAAACAACCGTTCAAGCCATTCAAGCAGCTAAAAGTCGAAAACAGGCAACCACTTCGTCACACGTTCTGACGCCAAATGCAGCGCGATCTCGAGCGCAGGCTCAGTTTAAAGAACACTCGCTCGCTTGGTTGACTTACATGTGAGCAGCGGCGTCGCATCGTGGCGTCAACTTTAGCTCACAATTTGCTTTTTTCTCCCGAATTCTGAatattgtttcgtttttttttgttgttttttacctGTAGATTTGTTTGCTGATTGCCAATTAATTCGCTTTAGCTGGCGCGAATAGTCACAATAAAAACTGGTAGTATGTCCAAAAAGTGATCGCGGCAAGAAGCGGTCGAAAGTGGTGGTGATTGTAACGTGTCATTGCCTTTTAtatggtatatacatacatgaagATGTAGCTGTccgcatatttatatattgtacttatCTTGTTTACTTTTAACTGTCTAAATTAGTGGCAcgtttttgtttattctttatgtCAAGTAGCTGTTAAATGGGCATTACCTCCTGTGGTCTCCACTCTACACTCACAAtacaaaattcttataaaattttcgtGTTCtctactcataaaaatatatcatCAATTTGGTCACGAGCTAAAGCTGTCAAAATCTCATATCTTCTACCACAGCGCAGTGACTACAGGACTACAAACAAGGGTGGGTCACAAAGCTCCCGGTTTGAAGAGGAAGGAGTATGGAACTAAATAGATATCCatatacttttttccaatattagAGTTAAGGCTTGTCACCTAAtacgtttctttatttttctttgaaaatgtttaGTTCATAACAATTCCAGATTCATCATCAACACTAAAATTTTTACATCGgaaaccttttttaattttttgaaataagtgaataaGCGGACTTTTTTCATTTCGgagctctttttttaatttttagagtaTTTGCTTTTTACAaacgaaaaaaactttttaaaaaaaaaatttgaaaaccaaaattaaaaaaaaaattataaaaacaaaacttaaaaaaaagagttattgaaaaaaaaattagatgaaaaaaattaaaaaagttaaaataaattttttttttcactattctTAAAGGACGCTAAATCTAAACTAAAGGAAATTTGCTTAAATGTTTCAAGGCCGAAATTGTGTAAAACTGCGCTCGCTTGATGATTTGAATGAGCGGCATATTGCGTACTGAACAAGTACACCTCCAGCCTTGACATTTTgctatattttcctttattaacATCTTTTAGTTTTTCTGTAAGTGTAGCGTATTATATTTCCATAGGTTGCATCCCTCCGAAATGACTGCTAAATCTCAATAAGCACGATTGATCATCTTGTGACTCCTTCATGGTGCTGAAACACTTTTCTGGTGCTGAAACACTTTTCTGTAGCACTTCATATACTCCAATTTCTGCTCGGGTTCCTAGTGGTGAACTTAAATTTCATCTCCAGTAACACAAAGAAATTCATCCCACAAGCGATAGTGCAACCATTTCTGTAATTTGTTTCGCATCTTATTCAACATTACTTAAATCGGCATACCTGAGCGCTAGTCGCCTTTAATTGACTCCTCTACCTACCTCCCTGCAGGATAGATAACATCGCTTCCATAATTATTTGCTCAATTACAGCATGAAACTAAGTTTTCTGCATAGTTTGAAATCTATTATAGGAACTTTTCTCCTTCAACGTTTTTGGATTTACTAAATATGCTTGGGTTTTGAGTTCAGTAATTAACATCGCTTACTTACTCCTCCGTTGAAGTCCAGTTGGCTATGGGAAAGATGAAAACTCCCATAGCAATTGGCCATGGCGGAATACATAATTAGATACTGTGAACACAGCGAGGGTTAAATATATTAACTACAGGAATATTATCAATTTATGATTCATTATTCTATCTCTGAATAGTGAAAAGTAGCATTTGAAGTTTTTGAGGCACATTCACATTTATCGGTTTCTGAGAGCGCAAAAATTATGCGTTGATCACCCACACAACGAAAATAGTTAGCAATGttaagctcctcctccttcaAACACCATCTAATTGAACGCCCAACAATGTGCCAACATAGCCTCGTAAAGCACAAAACACCGCCGCAGCATTTAACGGCATTAACACTCAAACAAATCGCGTACTAAATCAATAACGTATTCGAATGAATGCTCTCTTCCTTGTAGTGGTCGACCCATCGGAAGCATTCGGTATCGTAAGCCAGAAAACACTACTAGCAGTATTCCCGTGTATGGCAGGCGAATGTCTATtctgttacaacaacagcaactagcAGTAGTTTCTCCAGCTGAGTCCCGCCATAAAGAATTCACTACGCAGATATCTGTCAAAATCATCTCCTTGTctaacttaaaataatataaggtGTCTGTGGTGTTACTGGTATAAAAAGCTGACTGAATCATCCTCAATTCGCAAACGacaagtttttttgttatttatcaaaaacaaagTATTTTCCTATTTATTGCGAACTTACGGAAACGGGCAGATACTCGTAAAATGTGTACTTTGGTTCcaaattctaatgaatgcagctgtatgttttttataagcaaatttTAGCAAGCACTTTACATACCTTAGCtgctttttaattaacttactGGACCACATGGTTTCTATTCATCTTTGAtctcattaaaatatatttcgtaaGTTAGCTCTTTATTCCACTTTTGCAAGCAAACCAGTATATCTTACTATgttacttgtttttgtttttggtttttcaccatAAAAATTCGACTCTGACTTTGACTTAGAACAAGTTTGGttctgatatttttcaattgagtTTGTggttcattttgtttttgactaaCTAATTTATTCTAGCTTAATTCCATTTTAGTCTTAGGCCTATGCT harbors:
- the LOC128870345 gene encoding phospholipase A1 member A isoform X2, whose translation is MNEMRAQLDTSWRETRNKRLRYDLYTPRNPFKAQVLVPGDRDVLRTSYFNAKWPVRLSIHGWTGKSTSCSNAAIKDAYLSVGNFNVILFDWSAISMDISYGRISRQLSEIAKQLVEFTRFLHRETGITYESIYLVGHSAGAHIAGLAGKLLSPQRYGVIYALDPAGLVQLSLGEDKRLAPNDAIYTESIHTDITLLGNPSTKLSHAAFFVNWGLGQPHCPNATAAEFDFACDHFAALYYFVEAVRQPRAFGAAQCRRRSDSNGSSSSSSSATLMDQLSCGCTNGAAVVPIVAGECTATAFMGGEPAVPKNGTFYLSTRSKSPAFGFGETVRIRRAAPAKFLHSSFLNNKFINNILSKWHK
- the LOC128870345 gene encoding phospholipase A1 VesT1.02 isoform X1: MQLQELTAFALLFMASCELASTKFSYERGNCEILVTGAIREILMNEMRAQLDTSWRETRNKRLRYDLYTPRNPFKAQVLVPGDRDVLRTSYFNAKWPVRLSIHGWTGKSTSCSNAAIKDAYLSVGNFNVILFDWSAISMDISYGRISRQLSEIAKQLVEFTRFLHRETGITYESIYLVGHSAGAHIAGLAGKLLSPQRYGVIYALDPAGLVQLSLGEDKRLAPNDAIYTESIHTDITLLGNPSTKLSHAAFFVNWGLGQPHCPNATAAEFDFACDHFAALYYFVEAVRQPRAFGAAQCRRRSDSNGSSSSSSSATLMDQLSCGCTNGAAVVPIVAGECTATAFMGGEPAVPKNGTFYLSTRSKSPAFGFGETVRIRRAAPAKFLHSSFLNNKFINNILSKWHK